The following are from one region of the Populus trichocarpa isolate Nisqually-1 chromosome 8, P.trichocarpa_v4.1, whole genome shotgun sequence genome:
- the LOC7467482 gene encoding photosystem I reaction center subunit II, chloroplastic, whose translation MAMATQASLFTPTTLSTLKSSNQTIVPWKQSSFLPISNVKAQRSFKVAAVEGKTATKEAPVGFTPPELDPSTPSPIFGGSTGGLLRKAQVEEFYVITWDSPKEQIFEMPTGGAAIMREGPNLLKLARKEQCLALGTRLRSKYKIKYQFYRVFPNGEVQYLHPKDGVYPEKVNPGRQGVGQNFRSIGKNASPIEVKFTGKQVYDL comes from the coding sequence ATGGCAATGGCTACTCAAGCCTCTCTCTTCACCCCCACGACCCTCTCCACCCTAAAATCAAGCAACCAAACCATTGTTCCATGGAAACAATCATCCTTTTTACCAATCTCTAATGTCAAGGCACAAAGAAGCTTTAAGGTTGCTGCTGTAGAGGGAAAAACAGCTACAAAAGAGGCTCCAGTGGGATTTACTCCACCGGAGTTGGACCCAAGTACCCCATCACCAATTTTTGGTGGGAGCACCGGTGGACTGTTGAGGAAAGCCCAGGTAGAGGAGTTTTATGTGATCACTTGGGACTCCCCCAAGgaacaaatatttgaaatgcCAACTGGGGGTGCAGCCATTATGAGGGAAGGCCCTAACTTGCTCAAGTTGGCCAGGAAAGAGCAGTGCTTGGCCCTTGGAACTAGGCTAAGGTCTAAGTACAAGATCAAGTACCAGTTTTACAGGGTGTTCCCCAATGGAGAGGTTCAGTACTTGCATCCCAAGGATGGTGTCTACCCTGAGAAGGTGAACCCGGGGCGCCAAGGTGTCGGCCAGAATTTCAGGTCTATCGGAAAGAATGCTAGCCCAATTGAGGTCAAGTTCACCGGCAAGCAAGTTTATGACTTGTGA
- the LOC7480575 gene encoding probable linoleate 9S-lipoxygenase 5 isoform X1 has protein sequence MGFCPVSEMMQKVMEMFYTQPKTKAEGNEVEGRRKIKGTVVLMKKNVLDFNDIKASFLDRVHELLGKGVSMQLVSAVHQDPADGLRGKLGKVAYLEKWVTTITPLTAGETMFTITFEWDESMGFPGAIIIKNHHHSQLYLKTVTLEDIPGHGRVHFICNSWVYPTHRYKYDRAFFSNKAYLPCQTPEPLRLYREEELINLRGNGKGELKEWDRVYDYDYYNDLGSPDKGEGYARPILGGTEEHPYPRRGRTGRRKTKNDPHCEQRLPLISLDIYVPRDERFGHLKFSDFLAYALKSLGQVLLPEITSLCDKTINEFDTFEDVLNLYEGGIKLPNGPTISKIRDHIPWEMLKELVRNDGERLLKFPKPDVIKADKSAWRTDEEFAREMLAGVNPVIISRLQDFPPASKLDPKVYGNQNSSIGKELIEENMDGLTVVQAIKRNRLYILDHHDALMPYLRRINSTSTKTYASRTILFLQDDGTLKPLSIELSLPHPQGDRHGAVSKVFTPAEQGVEGSVWQLAKAYAAVNDSGYHQLVSHWLNTHAVIEPFVIATNRQLSVLHPIYKLLHPHFRDTMNINALARQILINAGGILEITVFPAKYAMEMSSFVYKNWVFTEQALPTDLLKRGVAVPDSSQPHGLRLLIEDYPYAVDGLEIWSAIETWVKEYCAFYYPTDDLIQGDSELQSWWTEICNVGHGDKKDEPWWPEMQTLVDVTQTCTIIIWIASALHAAVNFGQYPYAGYLPNRPSLSRRFMPEPGTPEYAELEKNPDVAYLKTITAQLQTLLGVSLIEILSRHSTDEVYLGQRDTTEWTLDSEPLAAFERFRRKLVEIENKIMDMNNDKRWKNRVGPVEVPYTLLFPNTTDYSREGGLTGRGIPNSISI, from the exons ATGGGGTTCTGCCCTGTCTCGGAGATGATGCAGAAAGTAATGGAAATGTTCTATACGCAGCCTAAGACAAAGGCCGAAGGCAATGAGGTGGAAGGAAGAAGGAAGATCAAAGGCACAGTGGTGTTGATGAAAAAGAACGTTTTGGACTTCAATGATATAAAAGCTTCATTTCTTGATCGGGTCCATGAGTTGTTGGGCAAGGGTGTATCTATGCAGCTTGTCAGTGCTGTTCATCAAGACCCAG CAGATGGCTTGCGAGGGAAGCTTGGCAAAGTAGCATACTTGGAGAAATGGGTTACCACAATCACACCACTAACAGCTGGAGAGACTATGTTCACAATTACTTTTGAATGGGATGAAAGCATGGGTTTTCCCGGGGCTATCATCATCAAAAACCATCACCATAGCCAGCTCTATCTTAAGACAGTCACTTTAGAAGATATTCCTGGGCACGGTCGGGTACATTTCATCTGCAATTCCTGGGTTTATCCGACGCATCGTTACAAGTATGATCGTGCGTTTTTCTCAAACAAG GCATATCTTCCATGTCAGACACCTGAGCCATTGCGGTTGTATAGAGAAGAAGAGCTTATAAATCTCCGTGGAAATGGAAAAGGTGAGCTGAAGGAGTGGGATAGAGTCTATGACTATGATTACTACAACGATTTGGGGAGTCCAGACAAGGGTGAAGGATATGCTCGCCCTATTCTTGGCGGAACAGAAGAGCATCCATATCCCCGAAGAGGAAGAACGGGtcgaagaaaaacaaaaaatg ACCCTCATTGTGAGCAAAGGTTGCCGCTTATAAGTCTCGACATCTATGTTCCTAGAGATGAACGGTTTGGGCATTTGAAGTTTTCAGATTTTCTTGCCTATGCTCTGAAATCCCTGGGTCAGGTACTGCTCCCAGAGATCACATCTTTATGTGACAAAACCATTAATGAATTCGACACTTTTGAGGATGTACTCAACCTCTATGAAGGGGGAATTAAGCTACCAAATGGGCCAACAATCAGTAAAATAAGAGACCACATCCCGTGGGAGATGCTCAAGGAACTTGTTCGTAATGATGGAGAGCGGCTCCTCAAATTCCCAAAGCCTGATGTTATCAAAG CGGACAAGTCTGCTTGGAGGACAGATGAAGAGTTTGCACGGGAAATGCTTGCTGGGGTCAACCCAGTTATCATCAGTCGCCTCCAA GATTTCCCCCCAGCCAGCAAGCTAGACCCTAAAGTATATGGAAATCAGAACAGCTCAATAGGAAAAGAGTTAATTGAAGAGAACATGGATGGCCTAACCGTAGTACAA GCAATCAAACGCAACAGGCTGTATATATTGGATCATCATGATGCATTGATGCCATACCTGAGGCGAATAAACTCAACAAGCACAAAGACTTATGCCTCTAGAACAATCCTGTTTCTTCAAGATGATGGGACATTGAAGCCATTGTCAATTGAGTTGAGTCTACCACATCCACAAGGGGACCGTCATGGTGCTGTCAGCAAAGTTTTCACTCCAGCAGAACAGGGTGTTGAAGGCTCGGTATGGCAACTGGCCAAAGCTTATGCTGCTGTAAATGATTCTGGATATCATCAGCTTGTTAGCCACTG GCTGAACACTCATGCTGTAATAGAGCCATTTGTGATAGCCACAAACAGACAATTGAGTGTCCTTCACCCAATCTATAAGCTTTTACATCCTCATTTTCGTGATACAATGAATATAAATGCCTTGGCTAGGCAGATCCTCATCAATGCTGGTGGAATACTGGAGATAACTGTTTTCCCAGCCAAATATGCCATGGAAATGTCCTCTTTTGTTTACAAGAACTGGGTTTTCACTGAGCAGGCACTCCCCACAGATCTCCTCAAGAG AGGAGTGGCGGTTCCAGATTCAAGCCAGCCACATGGCCTCAGACTTCTGATAGAAGATTATCCCTATGCTGTTGATGGGCTAGAAATCTGGTCAGCAATTGAAACGTGGGTTAAGGAATATTGTGCTTTCTACTACCCCACAGATGATTTGATCCAAGGAGATAGTGAACTCCAGTCATGGTGGACAGAGATCTGTAATGTAGGCCATGGTGACAAGAAAGATGAACCGTGGTGGCCTGAGATGCAGACGCTAGTTGATGTCACACAAACATGCACCATTATCATATGGATAGCTTCAGCCCTCCATGCAGCTGTCAATTTTGGGCAATACCCTTACGCTGGCTACCTCCCTAACCGTCCATCCTTAAGCCGTCGATTCATGCCTGAACCAGGGACCCCTGAGTATGCTGAGCTTGAGAAAAATCCAGATGTAGCCTACCTGAAAACAATCACAGCCCAGCTACAAACCCTCCTAGGTGTATCACTGATTGAGATTTTATCAAGACATTCAACTGATGAGGTTTACCTTGGACAGAGAGATACTACTGAATGGACTTTGGATAGTGAACCACTGGCGGCATTTGAGAGGTTTCGAAGGAAGCTggtagaaattgaaaacaaaattatggaTATGAACAATGACAAGAGATGGAAAAACAGAGTGGGGCCTGTAGAAGTTCCTTACACTTTACTCTTTCCTAACACCACAGATTACTCCAGAGAGGGTGGACTCACAGGCAGGGGCATTCCTAACAGTATCTCAATCTAA
- the LOC7480575 gene encoding probable linoleate 9S-lipoxygenase 5 isoform X2: MGFCPVSEMMQKVMEMFYTQPKTKAEGNEVEGRRKIKGTVVLMKKNVLDFNDIKASFLDRVHELLGKGVSMQLVSAVHQDPDGLRGKLGKVAYLEKWVTTITPLTAGETMFTITFEWDESMGFPGAIIIKNHHHSQLYLKTVTLEDIPGHGRVHFICNSWVYPTHRYKYDRAFFSNKAYLPCQTPEPLRLYREEELINLRGNGKGELKEWDRVYDYDYYNDLGSPDKGEGYARPILGGTEEHPYPRRGRTGRRKTKNDPHCEQRLPLISLDIYVPRDERFGHLKFSDFLAYALKSLGQVLLPEITSLCDKTINEFDTFEDVLNLYEGGIKLPNGPTISKIRDHIPWEMLKELVRNDGERLLKFPKPDVIKADKSAWRTDEEFAREMLAGVNPVIISRLQDFPPASKLDPKVYGNQNSSIGKELIEENMDGLTVVQAIKRNRLYILDHHDALMPYLRRINSTSTKTYASRTILFLQDDGTLKPLSIELSLPHPQGDRHGAVSKVFTPAEQGVEGSVWQLAKAYAAVNDSGYHQLVSHWLNTHAVIEPFVIATNRQLSVLHPIYKLLHPHFRDTMNINALARQILINAGGILEITVFPAKYAMEMSSFVYKNWVFTEQALPTDLLKRGVAVPDSSQPHGLRLLIEDYPYAVDGLEIWSAIETWVKEYCAFYYPTDDLIQGDSELQSWWTEICNVGHGDKKDEPWWPEMQTLVDVTQTCTIIIWIASALHAAVNFGQYPYAGYLPNRPSLSRRFMPEPGTPEYAELEKNPDVAYLKTITAQLQTLLGVSLIEILSRHSTDEVYLGQRDTTEWTLDSEPLAAFERFRRKLVEIENKIMDMNNDKRWKNRVGPVEVPYTLLFPNTTDYSREGGLTGRGIPNSISI, from the exons ATGGGGTTCTGCCCTGTCTCGGAGATGATGCAGAAAGTAATGGAAATGTTCTATACGCAGCCTAAGACAAAGGCCGAAGGCAATGAGGTGGAAGGAAGAAGGAAGATCAAAGGCACAGTGGTGTTGATGAAAAAGAACGTTTTGGACTTCAATGATATAAAAGCTTCATTTCTTGATCGGGTCCATGAGTTGTTGGGCAAGGGTGTATCTATGCAGCTTGTCAGTGCTGTTCATCAAGACCCAG ATGGCTTGCGAGGGAAGCTTGGCAAAGTAGCATACTTGGAGAAATGGGTTACCACAATCACACCACTAACAGCTGGAGAGACTATGTTCACAATTACTTTTGAATGGGATGAAAGCATGGGTTTTCCCGGGGCTATCATCATCAAAAACCATCACCATAGCCAGCTCTATCTTAAGACAGTCACTTTAGAAGATATTCCTGGGCACGGTCGGGTACATTTCATCTGCAATTCCTGGGTTTATCCGACGCATCGTTACAAGTATGATCGTGCGTTTTTCTCAAACAAG GCATATCTTCCATGTCAGACACCTGAGCCATTGCGGTTGTATAGAGAAGAAGAGCTTATAAATCTCCGTGGAAATGGAAAAGGTGAGCTGAAGGAGTGGGATAGAGTCTATGACTATGATTACTACAACGATTTGGGGAGTCCAGACAAGGGTGAAGGATATGCTCGCCCTATTCTTGGCGGAACAGAAGAGCATCCATATCCCCGAAGAGGAAGAACGGGtcgaagaaaaacaaaaaatg ACCCTCATTGTGAGCAAAGGTTGCCGCTTATAAGTCTCGACATCTATGTTCCTAGAGATGAACGGTTTGGGCATTTGAAGTTTTCAGATTTTCTTGCCTATGCTCTGAAATCCCTGGGTCAGGTACTGCTCCCAGAGATCACATCTTTATGTGACAAAACCATTAATGAATTCGACACTTTTGAGGATGTACTCAACCTCTATGAAGGGGGAATTAAGCTACCAAATGGGCCAACAATCAGTAAAATAAGAGACCACATCCCGTGGGAGATGCTCAAGGAACTTGTTCGTAATGATGGAGAGCGGCTCCTCAAATTCCCAAAGCCTGATGTTATCAAAG CGGACAAGTCTGCTTGGAGGACAGATGAAGAGTTTGCACGGGAAATGCTTGCTGGGGTCAACCCAGTTATCATCAGTCGCCTCCAA GATTTCCCCCCAGCCAGCAAGCTAGACCCTAAAGTATATGGAAATCAGAACAGCTCAATAGGAAAAGAGTTAATTGAAGAGAACATGGATGGCCTAACCGTAGTACAA GCAATCAAACGCAACAGGCTGTATATATTGGATCATCATGATGCATTGATGCCATACCTGAGGCGAATAAACTCAACAAGCACAAAGACTTATGCCTCTAGAACAATCCTGTTTCTTCAAGATGATGGGACATTGAAGCCATTGTCAATTGAGTTGAGTCTACCACATCCACAAGGGGACCGTCATGGTGCTGTCAGCAAAGTTTTCACTCCAGCAGAACAGGGTGTTGAAGGCTCGGTATGGCAACTGGCCAAAGCTTATGCTGCTGTAAATGATTCTGGATATCATCAGCTTGTTAGCCACTG GCTGAACACTCATGCTGTAATAGAGCCATTTGTGATAGCCACAAACAGACAATTGAGTGTCCTTCACCCAATCTATAAGCTTTTACATCCTCATTTTCGTGATACAATGAATATAAATGCCTTGGCTAGGCAGATCCTCATCAATGCTGGTGGAATACTGGAGATAACTGTTTTCCCAGCCAAATATGCCATGGAAATGTCCTCTTTTGTTTACAAGAACTGGGTTTTCACTGAGCAGGCACTCCCCACAGATCTCCTCAAGAG AGGAGTGGCGGTTCCAGATTCAAGCCAGCCACATGGCCTCAGACTTCTGATAGAAGATTATCCCTATGCTGTTGATGGGCTAGAAATCTGGTCAGCAATTGAAACGTGGGTTAAGGAATATTGTGCTTTCTACTACCCCACAGATGATTTGATCCAAGGAGATAGTGAACTCCAGTCATGGTGGACAGAGATCTGTAATGTAGGCCATGGTGACAAGAAAGATGAACCGTGGTGGCCTGAGATGCAGACGCTAGTTGATGTCACACAAACATGCACCATTATCATATGGATAGCTTCAGCCCTCCATGCAGCTGTCAATTTTGGGCAATACCCTTACGCTGGCTACCTCCCTAACCGTCCATCCTTAAGCCGTCGATTCATGCCTGAACCAGGGACCCCTGAGTATGCTGAGCTTGAGAAAAATCCAGATGTAGCCTACCTGAAAACAATCACAGCCCAGCTACAAACCCTCCTAGGTGTATCACTGATTGAGATTTTATCAAGACATTCAACTGATGAGGTTTACCTTGGACAGAGAGATACTACTGAATGGACTTTGGATAGTGAACCACTGGCGGCATTTGAGAGGTTTCGAAGGAAGCTggtagaaattgaaaacaaaattatggaTATGAACAATGACAAGAGATGGAAAAACAGAGTGGGGCCTGTAGAAGTTCCTTACACTTTACTCTTTCCTAACACCACAGATTACTCCAGAGAGGGTGGACTCACAGGCAGGGGCATTCCTAACAGTATCTCAATCTAA